A window from Pseudomonas alloputida encodes these proteins:
- a CDS encoding lysozyme inhibitor LprI family protein — MIKHYLAGLALACVLPVAMADDYTAAYGQCMDKASSTVAMSACIGAETQVQDQRLNRVYKQLMGKLDAGQQKSLRDVQRKWLAYRDGNCQFHVQASGGTLAQLEGGSCIMDMTRDRAAELERVLSPGQ, encoded by the coding sequence ATGATCAAGCATTACCTGGCAGGCCTGGCACTGGCCTGCGTGCTACCGGTAGCAATGGCGGACGATTACACGGCGGCCTACGGGCAGTGCATGGACAAGGCCTCCAGCACCGTGGCCATGAGCGCGTGCATCGGGGCCGAAACACAAGTGCAGGACCAGCGCTTGAACCGGGTGTACAAGCAGCTGATGGGCAAGCTGGATGCCGGGCAGCAGAAGAGCCTGCGGGATGTTCAGCGCAAGTGGCTGGCCTACCGTGATGGCAATTGCCAGTTCCATGTACAGGCCAGTGGCGGGACCCTGGCGCAGCTGGAAGGTGGCAGCTGCATCATGGACATGACCCGCGACCGCGCTGCGGAACTGGAGCGGGTGCTTAGCCCTGGGCAGTAG
- a CDS encoding IS110-like element ISPpu9 family transposase: MARKPSKQRFTVVHPDCAAIDVGGREHFVAVDPRHENPVQSFTSFTDDLLKMANWLESLGIKVVAMESTGVYWIPIYEILSERGFDVYLVNARATRQITGRKSDVLDCQWIWQLMTHGLLRGAFRPDDLTCCVRSLVRQRASKVKDQAQTLNRMQKAMSQMNIQLANVISDISGVTGMKILRAICAGERDPVQLAELTDRRIKAGKEAVARSLHGNWRREHLHALTQELAAYDFLEQQIADCDDAIKAALEQLPVLQNKPEPSKKPLRSPHRNGAQQTVLHQTLWKVLGVDLTAIPTIGVDTALVLAGEIGTDLSRFPSSQHFCSWLGLAPPTRISGGHRLAGGGPKIVNRAAQALKQAASNARNDKGFIGASHRARLTRMDTSCAIKATAHQLARLVYNLLTKKQAYVEQGLEEFEARSQDRQVRALLRKARKLGYQLVAA, encoded by the coding sequence ATGGCGCGCAAGCCTTCCAAGCAACGCTTTACCGTCGTCCATCCCGATTGCGCGGCGATCGATGTCGGTGGTCGAGAGCATTTCGTGGCGGTCGATCCCCGGCACGAAAATCCCGTCCAGTCGTTCACGTCCTTTACTGACGACCTGCTCAAGATGGCTAACTGGCTTGAAAGCCTGGGGATCAAGGTCGTTGCCATGGAATCCACGGGGGTTTATTGGATTCCAATTTACGAGATTCTCAGCGAGCGCGGTTTTGACGTTTATCTCGTCAATGCCAGAGCAACTCGGCAAATCACGGGCCGTAAATCAGATGTGCTGGATTGCCAGTGGATCTGGCAGCTGATGACTCATGGACTGCTCAGAGGCGCATTCCGCCCCGATGATCTGACCTGCTGCGTCCGGTCATTGGTCAGGCAGCGTGCTTCCAAAGTGAAAGACCAGGCGCAGACGCTGAACCGGATGCAAAAGGCCATGAGCCAAATGAACATCCAGCTGGCCAATGTCATCAGTGATATTTCCGGTGTAACTGGCATGAAGATTTTGCGGGCCATCTGCGCAGGTGAACGGGACCCAGTGCAACTGGCTGAACTAACCGACCGCCGCATCAAGGCAGGCAAGGAGGCTGTCGCTCGGAGTCTTCATGGCAATTGGCGGCGCGAGCATTTGCATGCGCTAACTCAGGAATTGGCTGCCTATGACTTCCTGGAGCAGCAAATTGCAGATTGTGACGACGCCATAAAAGCCGCGTTAGAGCAGTTGCCGGTGCTGCAAAACAAGCCAGAGCCATCCAAGAAGCCTTTACGGAGCCCACACCGAAACGGCGCCCAACAGACTGTATTGCATCAGACTTTGTGGAAAGTTCTTGGCGTGGACCTAACCGCAATTCCAACCATTGGGGTGGACACTGCATTAGTGCTGGCAGGGGAGATCGGTACAGATCTATCACGCTTCCCGTCCTCACAGCACTTCTGCTCTTGGTTGGGACTGGCTCCCCCTACCCGAATTTCCGGCGGTCATCGACTGGCAGGTGGTGGGCCCAAAATAGTCAATCGAGCAGCGCAAGCACTCAAGCAGGCTGCATCCAATGCCCGTAACGACAAGGGTTTCATTGGCGCATCGCACCGAGCCAGACTGACTCGAATGGATACCAGCTGCGCCATCAAAGCCACTGCGCATCAGTTGGCACGTCTGGTGTACAACCTGTTAACCAAGAAGCAGGCTTATGTTGAACAAGGTCTTGAGGAGTTCGAAGCCAGAAGCCAAGACCGGCAGGTCCGGGCTTTGCTTCGCAAAGCCCGGAAACTGGGGTATCAACTGGTGGCCGCTTGA
- the mnmH gene encoding tRNA 2-selenouridine(34) synthase MnmH translates to MRPDCTDFRQLFLDDVPMMDMRAPVEFAKGAFPGVVNLPLMNDQERQKVGTCYKQQGQAAAIALGHQLVSGATKQARLEAWAAFAKAHPDGYLYCFRGGLRSQIVQGWLRDEAGIQYPRVKGGYKAMRTFLLETTQQAVEQCDFVLVGGLTGTGKTDVLHQLDNVLDLEGHANHRGSSFGKRATAQPAQIDFENQLAIDVLKKRARGIGQFVLEDEGRIVGSCTVPLELYQGMQHYPLVWLEDSFTNRVERILRDYVVNLSAEFKAVHGEEDGPRLFAERMLQSMANIYKRLGGERHQRLSEMLREALQEQQRSGAVDLHRGWIEGLLNEYYDPMYAYQRAAKAERIEFAGDAVEVREYLKARALRQPRK, encoded by the coding sequence ATGCGCCCCGACTGCACCGACTTCCGTCAGCTGTTCCTCGACGACGTGCCGATGATGGACATGCGCGCCCCCGTCGAATTCGCCAAAGGCGCCTTCCCTGGCGTGGTAAACCTGCCGCTGATGAACGACCAGGAGCGGCAGAAGGTCGGCACCTGCTACAAACAGCAGGGCCAGGCTGCCGCCATCGCCCTGGGCCACCAACTGGTCAGTGGCGCCACCAAGCAAGCCCGTCTGGAGGCCTGGGCAGCGTTTGCCAAGGCGCACCCTGACGGTTACCTGTACTGCTTCCGTGGCGGCCTGCGATCGCAGATCGTGCAGGGCTGGCTGCGCGATGAGGCGGGTATTCAGTACCCGCGTGTCAAAGGCGGCTACAAGGCCATGCGTACCTTCCTGCTGGAGACTACCCAGCAAGCGGTGGAGCAATGCGATTTCGTACTGGTCGGTGGACTGACCGGTACCGGCAAGACCGATGTGCTGCACCAGCTGGACAACGTGCTGGACCTTGAAGGCCACGCCAACCATCGCGGCTCCAGTTTCGGCAAGCGCGCCACGGCGCAACCGGCGCAGATCGACTTTGAAAACCAGCTGGCAATCGACGTGCTGAAAAAGCGCGCCCGCGGTATCGGGCAGTTCGTTCTGGAAGATGAAGGCCGCATTGTCGGCAGCTGCACGGTGCCGCTGGAGTTGTACCAAGGCATGCAGCATTACCCGCTGGTGTGGCTTGAAGACAGCTTCACCAACCGCGTGGAGCGCATCCTGCGCGACTACGTGGTCAACCTGAGCGCCGAGTTCAAGGCCGTGCATGGCGAAGAAGACGGTCCCCGGCTGTTTGCCGAGCGCATGCTGCAGAGCATGGCCAATATCTACAAGCGTTTGGGTGGAGAGCGCCATCAGCGCTTGTCCGAGATGCTGCGCGAAGCCCTGCAAGAGCAGCAGCGCAGCGGCGCAGTAGACCTGCACCGGGGCTGGATCGAAGGTTTGCTGAACGAGTACTACGACCCGATGTATGCCTACCAGCGCGCAGCCAAGGCCGAGCGCATCGAGTTTGCCGGGGATGCCGTGGAAGTACGCGAGTACCTCAAGGCCCGGGCGCTGCGCCAACCGCGCAAATAG
- the selD gene encoding selenide, water dikinase SelD: protein MSEPIRLTQYSHGAGCGCKISPKVLDVILAESGTQALDPKLWVGNASRDDAAVYALDDERGVVSTTDFFMPIVDDPYDFGRIAATNAISDIYAMGGDPLMAIAILGWPVNVLPPEVAREVIRGGRAVCAEAGIPLAGGHSIDAPEPIFGLAVTGVVSKRHLKRNDTASAGCQLYLTKPLGIGILTTAEKKAKLRVQDQGLARDWMCTLNTPGSRFGKLDGVKAMTDVTGFGLLGHLVELAEGSGLTAHLNYAAVPRLPSVDHYLAEGCIPGGTLRNYDSYGHKISALSDDQKHLLCDPQTSGGLLVAVAPEGEAEFLAVAAELGLKLSPIGKLVERQSHAVEVI from the coding sequence ATGAGCGAGCCGATTCGCCTGACCCAGTACAGCCATGGCGCCGGCTGTGGTTGCAAGATCTCCCCCAAGGTGCTGGACGTGATCCTTGCCGAAAGCGGCACCCAGGCCCTGGACCCGAAACTGTGGGTCGGCAACGCATCGCGCGACGATGCAGCAGTGTACGCGCTGGACGACGAGCGCGGCGTGGTCTCGACCACCGACTTCTTCATGCCGATCGTCGATGACCCTTACGACTTCGGCCGCATTGCCGCCACCAACGCCATCAGCGACATCTATGCCATGGGCGGCGACCCGCTGATGGCCATCGCCATCCTCGGTTGGCCGGTCAACGTGCTGCCGCCGGAAGTCGCCCGCGAAGTCATCCGCGGCGGCCGTGCGGTGTGCGCCGAAGCGGGTATCCCGCTGGCCGGCGGCCACTCGATCGACGCGCCCGAGCCGATCTTTGGCCTGGCCGTCACCGGGGTGGTCAGTAAACGCCACCTCAAACGCAACGACACCGCCAGCGCAGGCTGCCAGCTGTACCTGACCAAGCCCTTGGGCATCGGCATCCTCACCACTGCCGAAAAGAAGGCCAAGCTGCGTGTGCAGGACCAAGGCCTGGCTCGCGACTGGATGTGCACCCTCAACACGCCCGGCAGCCGCTTCGGCAAACTGGACGGGGTCAAGGCCATGACCGACGTCACCGGCTTCGGCCTGCTCGGCCACCTGGTCGAGCTGGCCGAAGGCAGCGGCCTCACCGCGCACCTGAACTACGCCGCCGTGCCACGCCTGCCTAGTGTCGACCATTACCTGGCCGAAGGCTGCATCCCCGGTGGAACCCTGCGCAACTACGACAGCTACGGGCACAAGATCAGCGCCCTGAGCGACGACCAGAAGCACCTGCTGTGCGACCCGCAGACCAGCGGTGGCTTGCTGGTAGCTGTTGCCCCGGAGGGTGAAGCCGAGTTCCTCGCCGTGGCTGCCGAACTGGGCCTGAAACTGTCCCCGATCGGCAAGCTGGTCGAGCGACAGAGCCATGCGGTCGAGGTGATCTGA
- a CDS encoding putative selenate ABC transporter substrate-binding protein produces the protein MLNRPLALAAGLVLSCCAAVVQAAETLRVSAIPDEAPTELQRKFKPLGEYLAKQLGMEVKFVPVADYPAVVESLAADRLDLAWLGGFTFVQVHLKDPTATPLVQREQDAQFTSKFITANPDVKSLSDLKGKSFAFGSISSTSGSLMPRYFMLKQDNIKPEEYFSRVAYSGAHDATVAWVQAGKVDGGVLNASVWQKLVDAGKVDTTKVKVFATTPTYFDYNWTVRGNMDPALKQKIKKAFLDLDPSNPEHKAILDLQAASRFIETKPENYKGTEQAAREAGLLK, from the coding sequence ATGCTCAACCGCCCCCTGGCGCTCGCCGCCGGCCTCGTGCTGTCTTGCTGTGCCGCTGTCGTTCAGGCCGCAGAAACCCTGCGGGTCAGCGCCATCCCCGACGAAGCGCCGACCGAACTGCAGCGCAAGTTCAAGCCCTTGGGTGAGTACCTGGCCAAGCAACTGGGCATGGAGGTGAAGTTCGTACCCGTGGCGGACTACCCGGCGGTGGTCGAGTCGCTGGCCGCAGACCGCCTCGATCTGGCCTGGCTGGGGGGCTTCACGTTCGTTCAGGTGCACCTGAAGGACCCGACCGCCACGCCACTGGTACAGCGTGAGCAGGACGCACAGTTCACCTCCAAGTTCATCACCGCCAACCCCGACGTGAAGAGCCTGAGCGATCTGAAGGGCAAGTCGTTTGCCTTCGGTTCCATTTCGTCTACTTCGGGCAGCCTGATGCCGCGTTACTTCATGCTCAAGCAGGACAATATCAAGCCTGAAGAGTACTTCAGCCGCGTGGCCTATTCTGGCGCCCATGATGCCACCGTGGCCTGGGTGCAGGCTGGCAAGGTCGATGGTGGCGTGCTCAACGCCAGCGTGTGGCAAAAGCTGGTGGATGCCGGCAAGGTCGACACCACCAAGGTGAAGGTGTTCGCCACAACCCCAACCTACTTCGACTACAACTGGACCGTGCGCGGCAACATGGACCCGGCGTTGAAACAGAAAATCAAGAAAGCCTTCCTGGACCTCGACCCGAGCAACCCGGAGCATAAGGCGATCCTTGACCTGCAGGCCGCCAGCCGCTTCATCGAGACCAAGCCTGAGAACTACAAGGGCACCGAACAAGCTGCACGCGAGGCCGGCCTGCTCAAGTGA
- a CDS encoding phosphonate ABC transporter ATP-binding protein, with product MTASNAAIHLYGASLRHGQVRALDAVSLRIAQGERVAIIGPSGAGKSSLLHLMATAIQPSSGRLELLGEQPWALSARARQRLRARVGLVHQSPPLPPRQRVVTAVLAGRLGQWGTLRGLLNLLYPSDVPGARQVLAELGLADKLFVQCGQLSGGQLQRVGIARALYQRPQVLLTDEPVSAMDPVLADHSLALLNRHAQATGVTLVASLHAVELALAHFPRVIGIREGQVVFDCPAEAVTEQLLDALYANEQLAPPPTQGPTLTVQIPRC from the coding sequence GTGACAGCTTCGAATGCGGCAATTCATCTGTACGGTGCCAGCCTGCGCCATGGCCAGGTACGCGCGCTTGATGCGGTGAGCCTGCGTATCGCGCAGGGCGAGCGTGTCGCCATCATCGGGCCGTCGGGGGCGGGCAAGTCCAGCTTGCTGCACCTGATGGCCACGGCCATCCAGCCCAGCAGTGGGCGCCTGGAGTTGCTTGGCGAGCAGCCTTGGGCACTGTCGGCAAGGGCACGCCAGCGACTGCGTGCGCGGGTTGGCCTGGTGCATCAGTCGCCGCCTTTGCCACCGCGTCAGCGGGTGGTGACTGCCGTACTGGCGGGTCGCCTGGGGCAGTGGGGGACGCTGCGCGGCTTGCTCAACCTGCTGTATCCCAGCGATGTGCCGGGGGCGCGCCAGGTGTTGGCCGAACTGGGCCTGGCCGACAAGCTGTTCGTGCAGTGTGGGCAGTTGTCCGGTGGCCAGTTGCAGCGGGTGGGCATTGCTCGGGCGTTGTACCAGCGTCCGCAGGTGCTGCTGACCGACGAACCGGTGTCGGCCATGGACCCGGTGTTGGCCGACCATAGCCTGGCCTTGCTCAATCGCCATGCGCAGGCCACTGGCGTGACGTTGGTGGCGAGCCTGCACGCCGTAGAGTTGGCGCTGGCGCATTTTCCGCGGGTGATTGGCATTCGGGAAGGGCAGGTTGTGTTTGACTGCCCGGCCGAAGCGGTCACCGAGCAACTGCTGGACGCGCTATACGCCAACGAACAACTGGCTCCGCCGCCAACCCAGGGGCCGACCCTGACCGTGCAGATTCCGCGATGCTGA
- a CDS encoding PhnE/PtxC family ABC transporter permease, translating into MLKADARDPALLPRLLLALLAVAVLWPAIQTSELNPGVLLQADNRQQIASFTSAFWPPAHDADFLALLYEATLQTLAVATAGMALALLLAIPAGLLASRALSLRAASRGGRAGLWSRLLRLPVRGLLIFLRSVPEIVWALLFVRAVGLGPTAGVLAIAITYSGMLGKVYAEIFESVDQRPAHALLQAGSGRLAAFFYGILPNAASEVVSYTVYRWECAVRASVVMGFVGAGGLGQQIDLSMRMFAGAQVASMLLTFLLLVILADLLSRLLRWRLA; encoded by the coding sequence ATGCTGAAGGCCGACGCCCGCGACCCCGCGCTGCTGCCACGGTTGCTGCTGGCCCTGTTGGCGGTAGCAGTACTGTGGCCGGCTATCCAGACAAGCGAACTGAACCCCGGGGTGCTGTTGCAGGCGGATAACCGTCAGCAGATTGCCAGCTTCACCAGCGCCTTCTGGCCGCCGGCACATGATGCCGATTTTCTTGCACTGCTGTATGAAGCTACCTTGCAGACCCTGGCCGTGGCGACTGCCGGCATGGCGCTGGCGTTGTTGTTGGCGATCCCGGCTGGCTTGCTGGCCAGCCGTGCCTTGTCCTTGCGTGCTGCTTCACGCGGCGGGCGGGCCGGGCTCTGGTCGCGACTGTTGCGCCTGCCGGTGCGTGGGCTACTGATTTTCCTGCGTAGCGTGCCGGAAATCGTCTGGGCGTTGCTGTTCGTGCGCGCTGTGGGGCTGGGGCCGACGGCGGGCGTACTGGCTATCGCCATCACCTACAGTGGCATGCTCGGCAAGGTTTATGCCGAAATCTTCGAGTCGGTCGACCAGCGCCCGGCGCATGCCTTGTTGCAGGCGGGCAGTGGCCGGCTGGCGGCGTTTTTCTACGGCATCCTGCCCAATGCTGCCTCCGAAGTGGTGTCGTACACCGTGTACCGCTGGGAGTGCGCGGTGCGGGCTTCGGTGGTGATGGGCTTTGTCGGTGCTGGCGGGCTGGGTCAGCAGATCGACCTGTCGATGCGCATGTTTGCGGGTGCGCAAGTGGCGAGCATGCTGTTGACGTTCTTGTTGCTGGTGATCCTGGCCGACCTGCTCAGCCGCCTGCTGCGCTGGAGGCTGGCATGA